The segment gTGAATTTGCAAGAGAAAAAATGGAAACATTATACTAATCATGCACTGAAAGATAGATAAATTTTAGCGAAAAAAGGTTAGAGCTGCCTAGAAGCAGAACTATGgaagaaatgaagaaaaaaatagtattaatttgcttatgtgaaaattttgaaattattatggtAAAAAtttctttgagtctagtttcaaaaacgaCAAGcgaattttaattttgaattttgtaggccatgatataaataatttagtgactgttattcAAGTAAACAATCTTAGTAAGAGTATATGTGTAATTAGTGAAAGAATaattaatattacatataatcatgctatattAAAAGCCAAATATTTTCATAtgtatatacatgtacatataggATTTGGAATGGAAAGGAGTAAGAGGAAAATAATAGAAGAGTTGTAACGCTAAGAAGTTGGCCTGAGGATCAACTTgcaaaatttacaaaatataCAACAACTGGGTATCACGATATCTAGGGTGTAGTATCGCGATACCAAAAACAATCCACTAATTTCCTTGTACACAACTTTGGTACCAATTTCAAGACTACTATAGAACCTTCACACATGCCAAATTAAATACAATTGATCACATACATTCTCACATCCTTTTATAACAACTAAACAAACTTTAAACATATAATCAAGGTATACATGTCAACCATTTTTCAAATACCATCTTTAACAATGTCAATTCACATCCAAAAGTATCATATCAACTACCATAAATACAATTCCATCTATTCATCAAAAGCATACTAATTAACAAGCACTACTATTAAGCAAAGTCATGCACAACAAATACCAAAACAaacaaatatacatgtgtaacagcccgattttgggcctaatcagaacagtggtttcagaaccactattctggggtaagagaaattatttttaatgttattttatgtgttatagcatcaTTATATGAGTGCacaaaaattttggtgaagtaattttagcgattgctagcttaattgagaaaaaggactaaatcgcataaagggaaaaagttttttttttgctagataaatatgttaaatatctagagaaccaaaatttgggcTGTTTAAAGAGCAAATGGACCCTTAAGAAAGGCTAGGCCAGCCATAGAGACAAAGATGAGTAGAAAAGTCAAGTTGGTGAAGTTGGTGACTTgttttgactagaaataaaataaaataaagagaaagtgATATCATCTTTTCACCTTCATTATCTCCACCAAAAATACCACCAAAATAGGGGTTTTTAAAGCTTTAAATTTTCAGCCACTCTTCACCcatgcaagtaagtgattttgatggtctttcttgatgatttttacatttttaggacccctaaagcttaatctaactattgagcggactattttgcaaaatgattgagagtctagggttttgtcaTGAAATCATATGTCttgttaactaaaattttatggaagaatatgagttatggttgtgaaataaacaacttttgtaaagtgattttcatagaaaacacctaaaagggtcattttgtaaaagttataaaataggttgtaattgtctgaaatagtggaaatttagggttttcaaaagattaataaatggtcagttaggcttggctaataagaaaattcgataaaaatcgatttctgggcctaggggtaaaatggtcattttgtgaaagtctaggggcaaaatggtcatttatcccaaaatgtgaattttgattgtccaaatttatttagtgattaaattagtgaatttctcatgttaaatcaagaaaaattgagatttgggcttaaatcgagaaagtacgtGGTTAAGGACAAAAAAGAATAATTAGACGAAATTGCATTtaaggtaagtccgtgtgactaaataaacttgttatccatgttattgttaatttacttgaaatctatttttttatgattgtatttaattatatgttgatggaatatgacattccattgaaacaagtaagttgtatgttaataatgcaactacattgttatgatgtgtgattgaattgatattgtataaattgctttgattgtgaatatgaggATGCACGTTgagaaattaatgaaataaagactcccggttgaacattaggaatagatttggataatcatgccatgacattggatgatatgtgtgctagtgtaagacatgtctaggacatgcattggccacattatgagagccagtataagacatgtttgggacatgcatcggcctcgagatatatacaagccagtgtaagacatgtctgggacatgcatcggccttgagatatacaagccagtgtaagacatgtctgggacatgcatcagcctcgaaatatacaagctagtgtaagacctgtctagaacatggcatcagcttgttgtgtgtcagtgtaagacctatctgggacatggcatcgacaccgatagatgagagccagtgtaagacctgtctgggacatgacattggcCTTGATATATGAAattcagtgtaagacctatctgggacatggcagcgactttgatgtgctagccagtgtaagaccatgtttgggacatggcgtcggcatcttaccctatgtttgaggcttagtgaatatcctgtagtgttccaaatggttcaacgggaaatttatggTTTAAGTCACAATGATAGAGAttatggctatgttgtgagtgacacaggtacttacatgatattgatgagatgtgaactcaattcatgttgtatgattagtgaggaatgaatatgagcatgttgagtaacacagttatgtatgccaagcttatgagaaattatttcgatttatgatgcacatttggtgaagatgtaaataagtaattcatgcctatgagaatgattttgtgatgaccttgtgattataggtctatacttatgatttataaatatgtatctttaccaatgtggtgaaaatgaattaataaggtgtgataaacttagtatcattaatttacactaaaacagttttggacagcagcaatagtccgactttgaaaatccaccaaaaattgtggaaatttagttagaggctgaataaaatataaaattaaatattaatgaatctagtttcacatagaagaaacggtataagcAAAGAGGttcatgttatgagatatttaaattatcgtgggacagagtcagaatgatttcaaaaTTCCCTGTTccaatttgagaaaatcattgaaaattgtaaaaaaatatttatgggtcaTAATCTATAtgcttagaattcttaatgagtctattttcaaaggaaataGATGGGAACACCATCCAAGTCTCGTATCATGAGATAataaatttttagtaaagaggTGTAGGAACTGTCATATAACAAAAAAGGGGTAAATTAaaggaataaattgtacttattggcttgacaaaaaattcttaatattttatggtaagaacatatatgagtgtagtttcaaagaaaattagaataacttaatttggagttccatagctccagatataaataatttaacgactatgactcgagaaaatagcttgacctgaacataaaTAAAAGTGCAAATATGGGTGTATtacatgagaagcaagttgataaattgcttattattttcatacggtcttactaagctataaagcttactcccttcctttccttttttttagtgttgacaggttagctcaaggttggagatcgtcggaggcagcatcacactatcaagccattgCCTTTGAAGTATTGACCCATATTTGTTTAGCGTTTTcgtgtgagtggcatgtataggtatttagTTTTTATGTTAGCTATTATTATGATTAGCCAAAGATATTGGCTTACATTGAGTCACTTATATATGGCCATGAtgtgtggctcatattgattatggtttgtgaacttatctatctatgctatattctaatgcttgtgatgtgatGATGTGATTATACTTGTTGGACATATATGGTTGGTGTTATGAATTAGGTGCATGATGAATGCTTTATGACCAATTGAAATggtcatggccatgaattaaatgtgtaatatggaaataagATAACGATTTTGAAAGGTCATTAAATGACAAGGCTAATGAATAGGTATCGTTGTGTCTCGACTAgatattatatgagtatgtgAAATGTGTGAAGGATTAAGActaacataaaggcttggaaaatagcctaagtgttggccacacgggctgagacacgactgtgtgtctcaactgtgtgggggAACAAGGCcttaacacatgggcgtgtgggttgGTCGTGTAGTTCAAATTATTCACTGACGTCataatcagagagttacacgacttgaggacacgggtgtgtcctaggcacacgggcgtgtccctgtgtccacacaggcgtgtgaccttgtgtcatggaaaaattttctaagttttcccaaaattttctaaggttctcagtttagtccctaactactttcaatgcatgtttagggcttcgtaggcccatGTATGAGgcgttatgcatgtgtatgaaaagttttgatctaaacgaaattttatagcccagtttttgcatgtttgtgaacgaCTAAGTCGTGTAATGCTTAGTACCCTATTCCGGTGTCGAACACGGATAAAAGGTGTTACAATATGAGcattaaataatgttcaaattaagTTAACATTCCAAGCTAACACATATGAACGGGTATGTACATACCACATAACCAGAATATAATACGTTCAAAAGACTACTGAATAAAAAATGATAGAGTTTGAGCTTCTCCTCAATTCGCTAGACTCGTTTCACAAATTGGCAATCTACAAGGAAAAGGGAGGCAACGGAGTTAGCATATCGAATGCTTAGTAATTCCATATGAAAATTACCTAACTTACCTTGACATTTCaacaaattattaattaaatcacTTTGGTATATAACATGACATCCTTTGGCATCTTTATACTTTCATATACAATTCAACAATTCAATTATTATGTTAGTTCATTTGTATCACAAGAACTTATAATTCAAATCATATGCATCTTCAAACATTACATCTTACAACATGTAATATTCAAGTAATACACAATTTGAAACATATGCAATTCAATTTATATCCAATCATTTCAACCATTTCATTTCCATTTAGTTACCATTTCCTTGCCCGAGGGAACCATAGTAAACCAAAGTCAGGTACACGGGACAATAGTGCTTACACAAGTTGACAATGATCATGGTTGCTCATACAAGCTAACAtatttgctcacacaagctgaaatTATAACCTCTTTAGCCCGACCAAGACGTAATGGCTAGATtaagaaggctacattagccaccaaaatggctaagctaacttacgttacttttgaagactttaaataaactcattttatagAAAAACCGTATTTGCACTTTGAGTTAGTTTAAAAGAGTTCATTTATTAGATAATCTAAACTATTTTTCAAGTCATTCTGGAAACTTAGTTcttatcgatttgtttttcaaaaacggTTCATTTGCAATGTAGCAAAAAATAGGGAACaatgtcaaattttacttaaggcTAATACCATGGATTTTTTGGTTATTATGCTTAGGtaattcatgcatgcaaaaaaccCCAAAAGAAAATTTATCAAGCCACAaccataaataattaaaaattacaaaccaaaaccaataaagacttaataatacttattaagaaTAGTCCGAGGTCCAAGGTGGTTCTCCGAATGCCGAGTTCGATCCTAATTTCAAGGTTTACctaaaaagttaaacactattgggggtGAGCATATGAAAGCTCAATGTGagtggaatttttttttaaatagacataaatatcaaatttagtgAAACACATTAGCTTTAATAGAATAACACATAACCATCATTGGAATTTTTTATCATTACAgagccattatcaaattgatgtcaaacggTGTATGAGCATGGGTCGTCATTCGATATCATTCAATACAACATAATACAATACGTAACATTAATCAATAACattcactacagcaaaacaggtttttagcggcgtttaaatgaaaaacgccgctaaagaatgAGTATTAGCAGCACTTTTTAAAAACGTCGTTAAAAATCaagtattagcggcgcttttttaaaaacgccgctaatgcttgatCCCGAAAAAAATTAACACAATGTGAGCctttagtggctttagcggcgttttttaaaaaacgccgctatatgtACACCATTAGCAGCGCttttcaaaaaacgccgctaatgcttgatCTTTAGCAGCGTTTTTGCAAAAAAATTTTGCAAAACGCCGTCGTTTTGTATTGAgcttttagtggctttagcgacgctttttaaAAAGCTTGCTAAAGATtgagtattagcggcgcttttttaagaaacgccgctaatgctcgatctttagcAGCGTTTTTCAAAAAATGCCGCAAAAGAATTTTGCAAAACGCTGTCGTTTCGTATTGAGCTTTTAGTGGCtctagcggcgctttttgaaaaacgctacaaaaaatgaaaaaaattaaaatactattatttaaaataattttaaagatttttggtatatgactaattgtttttttaaatttatatgttaaatattttcttttataattgtaaaagagatagtattattttaaaatattgaattaattatcattatagtttagggtttacggtATATGAttaagggtttaatgtttatgagttactattttaaggtttatggattatggtttaagggtggtttaagggttggggtttaaggtttaggtgttaggggttaggggttaggggttaaggGTTCATAGTTCAGGGTTTATGTTTTAggatttatggtttagggtttagtgaTTAAGAGTTTatggtttagattaattagtgtttttttaatttatatgataaatattttcttatataattataaaagagatagtattaattttaaaatattgaattaattatcattatagtttggAGTTTATGGTTTAGGCTATATGGTTTAGGGTTGAAAGtgtatgagttactattttaaggtttatgaatTATGGGTTTAAGGATTATGGTTTATGATTTAAGGGTTGGCGTTTAAGTCttaagggttaagggttaagtGTTAGGTTTTAGGGTTTATAGATTATGTTTAtgatttaaggtttaggggtaggggttaagggtttaaggtttagattaattaatgttttgtaatttatatattaaataatttattatataattgtaaaagagataatattaattttaatatattaaaattaatattatagtttaaattatataAGAGATAATTTCCCCTTTTCCTAATCCGAATCCTTAAAATAATCACTCCTTTTTTCCCAATTCAAATCCAAAATCCCGATAAATGTTTCTTTTTCTAACAATGGTAtagtgtgcaattgtatacatgaactttaatttgatccagttcttgtaaattattgacacaattattgataaaatatcattttatatttatatattgcataaataaatatttatatttatctaatataaaaatatattgatgtatttatttttaaaatgtgtatgattaaatcaaaattaaagtttcaactataaatttaaaccacaattagaatttcacgtctacaattacacattaaaccgaaattcatatataattacgagatgtatctctatcaaaatttaggtgtatacatataattaaatgccatttatataaaaatctaaacaaTTAATGCGGACCATACTTAAAAGAATAATACTTGTATTGTTgtgtcattttatatttttaattcatcgatttcattttatttacattaaagtttctttttatattttatatgataatttaaaattataaaaatcttcaaaaaatttaaaatttaaaatttaaaatttaaaatttaaaatttaaaatttaaaaataaaaacttaaatatttaatatttaatattttagtctatatttcaattaaaaatttaatattcaaaattaataaaaattctaaaaatataatctcaacacaaaaattttaaaagaaaaaaaaggccaattattttaccaaaaaaaaaggaaaagtgaAATCGAAATCCCGCTAACTTTTGGTTACTCCCTCTTCTTCTCCCAAATCCCCCAAATAAAATTCAGCTAcgctaataacaaaaaaaaaaaaaaaaaaagaaaagaaactgaaaaagGCACAAAGGGTTTTTGGAAGCAAAGCAGAGCGAAGAAAACCCTTCACTGTTATTCACTGTTATTCACTGTTTTCGCCAATGAAGTTCCTCTTTTGATTCATTTCCGGTATAaattccaaaattatacaaacaccaaaattttctttttacgcTCGATTTCTTATCTCGTTTCTTGTATCTTTGGTTGTCGAAAGCAGGTCCCAACAGGACTATGCTTCGTTCACTGGGTCGCCACCAGTTTTCGGATTTAACTGGAACAAAAGCCAAATGAAACTATGCTGACAATGTTTCTGAGTACAACACTGTCCTCGTTTCTCTCAATGCCAAACGAAGGTTCTGTCGTTTAACTTGTTGCTTTGTCCGGGTCTTATTTGATGTCTTTGTTTATATATGGTGTAGTTTTTGCTTTtctattatgtttttaatttcaGAAGCAAAAAAGGAGAGGAAAAAAACTGGATTTAAACAcaatatttttggaaaaaatataatttaaagaaTTTTTTACTTTGCATTTAGAGAAAAAGAAAGTATGATTTTACTTTTGAGTACATTCCCTTTGGTTATTTGTTCATAATTAATCAATTATGTGGTTGTGGTTGTGGACACCAAGTTCTGTTCGGTTTAAGTTGTTTCTCATTTGTTCATAACTAATTGTTCCTTGAAATGATTCATCTTGTTATTTGCACAAGCACTTAAATGTTCACGATAGCAGCtggtatttatttttatttcaaaaattcaatCTTCCTTctaccaaaatttataccaattcatatataaaattgtCCTTGCCTACCAAAAATATAGTAATCATTTAGAATAATAAGTGGAGCTCATCTCACACTTTCTTACAGTACTGACCACTGGAATTCTATTATGTGATATTGTTGATTTAGGTGATTTTCAATTGTTTTTCAGAGTGAAGAGGCACAAAACTGTGGTGCTATATGCAACGGCAAGAGTTGAGCGATGTTGGTGTTTCTAGGCTTGGTGGTGATACTGTTTCTTTATTATGCTTTGTTGTATTCCTTTTGGTGTGTTTTAGACATTAACTTTGGActtgtttttgttgttgttgggTGGTTTCTTCTGATCTGCTCCTTTGTTTCTACTTTCTTTTGCCTTTGGACTATGCTGTCTTTTGTTCCATGGCATCTCTATACTTATGCTTGGCTAAAAATGTATGTATGTACACCTCTGTACTTATGCTTAGCTAAagaaatatgtatgtatgtatgcagcTGTGAccctaaattaaatttttataatttataaaattttaaattaataatgataaaattaaattttcacattaaaaatgataaaaatatataatttaatttcgtcttcaaattttatcaaataattatGTTAGGATGAAATAGATTGTGGAGTAACTTCACATCTCCTTCAAACTTAGCCTACCAAAAATTAAGCCATTTAAAAACATATTAATGTTTGGCTGTGATctataaaataatcaaaatctTGAAAGACAAAAGGTAAAATGATTGTGCTCTCAATTGACAGTAACTCACATGAATCAAGGTTTTGTCTTTATAAAGTATTGAAAGCATGCCCTCTTTTTCCTGATTTATTGTCTTGCAACGTTTAgatgttttgttgtttttattaattaGCACTAGCATCTCATAAGCATATGACATAGTTTTTTCTTTCATTAATTCTGGGAACTTGCATTGCCAGGCCAGGTGTTACAGCTGGTAAGGCTGCTGGAATGGAAGTGGTTGCTGTGCCATCTGTTCCAAAACAAGTGCATCTTTACGCCTCTGCGGATGAAGTGATAAACTCTCTTCTTGATTTGCAACCTGAAAAGTAGGGCCTCCCTCTATTTCAAGATTGTAAATCTTTTGACACCTACATCTTTGTATTACATCATGGTTAGTAACCTTTACTTGTAAACAATAATGATGAGAAAATGGTGTTGTAAACAATAACCTTTACATCTTCCCCTGTTTTTATTTTGTGGGTTTTTGTTGTAATCTGTCAATATATTATCCAGAGCCATTCCAGCCCATAATCTTAAGCAAAGATGTTGCTTTTCGATTCTCAGATTTGTTTCTTTTGATGAAATATACAATGAAAGTGAAATTTGCTGCCTTTATTTCCTTATAAATCTACATTTTATTTGTGCaatcctttctttttcctttttcattgGTATGTGCCTAACTGCGGTTCGGGGCTTTGAATTCCCTATGAAAGTATGGGATTTTCCTTTTTAGGTATAACCTTTTGCCCTAGTAGCTAGCTTTTGGGATGTGGTTCTCCTAACGTTATTATCAGTTGGTATTAATGACATACACTATATTTTGGTACAGTTGGTATTAATATTCAGAAAAGTAGTATAATAGAGAGCTGCATCTTTTGGTACAGGATGTTGCATTTGCTACCTTTCTCAATCATCAATCTGCAATCGCAGCAATGCATGCATTAAATGTGAGTATTTACAAGAATTATTTAAGCTTCTGGAGGTTTCTATGacattttattatgtttattttGGTTGTCCATGTTAAGGGGGTAAAGTTTGATCCTCAAGCGGGATCTGTTTTGCACATTGAACTAGCCAGATCAAACTCAAGGAGAAAACGTAAACCAGGTAGATGACGTCTTAAGTTGTTTAAGTGGTTGAAACTTTAATGGTATTCATCTCCAAAACTGTTAAGGATGCTTGACTTCCTTGCTCAGGTAGTGGTCCATATGTTGTTATTGATAATAGAATCAAGGCCTCAGCTAATACCCAGGAAACATCAAGTGATGATGGTAAGCTCATGCAAGTCCTCCCGACCTCTGCCCTTTTTTCATTTCAGTTGCAATCATGCAGCAGAGTAGTGATGCAGTGCTCTCTTAGGCCTAGAGTTGTTTGAGCACTGTGATTGAGGAGCATTGCAGATTGTTGTATGCCTAAtgtttgtttcatttatttcttatttGTCCGCTTGAAACTTTTTTTCTTCGCATCAATTCTTAGCTTCagttttttttctatattttttgttTTCTGTTTGAACTTCGAAAGATTTTGATGTAGTTTATCGAAGAGTTCAATGTATTGACTTTTCTTGATCTGTTTATTCTTTCTGCTGAACGGATGTGTTGGAAATTTTGGGTACTTAAGAGATTCAGGCATTTAGCTGACATTTTACTTATCTAACTTGTGTGGTATTTAGGTGACAAGATTGAAAAATTAGTTAGGTAGTTATTGGGTTTCggtattatgaaatattattagGTTCAAGTATCAGTACCCAAAATTGTGGTTATCCTGCCCTTGCCAGTCCTTGGTTCATCTGTAAGAGGCTGCTTGTGGTAATAGTAGAGTCATATATCTTTCTGTTTATATCTGAATATAGCCATGAGTCAACTGAGTGCCATATCTAATAGATGTGCTTTGGGAGCCTTAGTTTGCTTCAGTGTTGGCATTTTCTTGGGTTCTGGCTATTTATCTTGGACTTTAATCTTAAAAATTGTTTAGTTTAGGCCATTATCAGTTTCTTAGTGCTTGTTTCCAAATTTGATGCATTCTATATTGCtcttgattttgatttgtttgagGTCTTACTAATAACCACATTGCATGTGTCTCCAACTCTTTTAATGGAAATTACGCCTTTCCAATCTCTTCCCTTAAAGTTACAGAATGATTTTTTCCTTTGAATGTAATTTAGTGCAACTTATAATTGTGAGAGTTTGTTTATTATACTTACATAGTCTCGACTTCACTATGCTACATAACCTGGATAGTGACTTTTAATTATATCCCTCTGTTAAGGCTTAGTAGTTTGCTAGCAATTTTTATTGTTTGATAATTGCCTCaactaaaattatataaaatattttatgttatattaaataattaccTTTATGATAGGCAACAAGGTGAGTACAGTGATAGTGACTTTTTATCAT is part of the Gossypium arboreum isolate Shixiya-1 chromosome 5, ASM2569848v2, whole genome shotgun sequence genome and harbors:
- the LOC108450614 gene encoding uncharacterized protein LOC108450614, which produces MDVAFATFLNHQSAIAAMHALNGVKFDPQAGSVLHIELARSNSRRKRKPGSGPYVVIDNRIKASANTQETSSDDGAPCITDCVMAELEKLGQKYRVALRKNQLH